From the genome of Pelobates fuscus isolate aPelFus1 chromosome 6, aPelFus1.pri, whole genome shotgun sequence, one region includes:
- the BCL2L1 gene encoding bcl-2-like protein 1, whose product MEGSSKKIVQNFVCQKLSQRGFQWNCCSDLRSELISNGTSPGEVAEAHPAGHSQSAVGEGVLQALLEATVEFELRYQRAFKDLTAQLHITPETAYQSFEQVVGELFRDNINWGRIVAFFSFGGSLCVECADKEMDELLPRVVQWMTTYLDNQLHTWIRANGGWDDFVRLYGNDAAANSRKSQERFGRWLITGFMLTGVILLASYLSRR is encoded by the exons ATGGAGGGAAGTAGTAAAAAGATTGTACAGAACTTTGTATGTCAAAAACTGTCCCAAAGAGGATTCCAGTGGAACTGTTGTAGTGACTTACGATCCGAACTTATATCTAATGGGACATCTCCTGGAGAAGTGGCCGAAGCCCACCCTGCAGGCCATTCCCAAAGTGCAGTAGGAGAAGGTGTGCTACAAGCTCTGTTGGAGGCAACAGTGGAATTTGAGCTGAGATACCAACGTGCTTTTAAAGACCTGACCGCCCAATTGCACATCACCCCTGAGACGGCTTATCAGAGTTTCGAGCAGGTGGTGGGAGAGCTATTTAGAGATAACATAAACTGGGGGCGCATTGTGGCATTCTTCTCATTTGGAGGATCCCTGTgtgttgaatgtgctgacaaggAAATGGATGAGCTGCTGCCCAGGGTTGTGCAGTGGATGACAACGTATCTGGACAATCAGCTGCATACCTGGATCCGGGCAAACGGAGGCTGG GACGATTTTGTGCGTCTTTACGGCAATGATGCTGCTGCCAACAGCAGGAAGAGTCAGGAACGCTTTGGGCGATGGCTGATTACCGGATTCATGCTGACTGGTGTTATCCTGTTAGCTTCCTATTTGAGCCGCAGATAG